The following coding sequences lie in one Lolium perenne isolate Kyuss_39 chromosome 2, Kyuss_2.0, whole genome shotgun sequence genomic window:
- the LOC127336399 gene encoding myb-related protein Zm1, with translation MGKGRAPCCAKVGLNKGSWTPEEDMRLIAYIHKYGHANWRALPKQAGLLRCGKSCRLRWINYLSPDLKRGNFTAEEEETLIKLHNTLGNKWSKIAACLPGRTDNEIKNVWNTHLKKRVAASAGEQKKTGGGKSKKKATRVNSPVPSASPSSSTTTVTTNSSTEQSNTSKEETELDKIEIPTLDFGFDFDMLLDTVPDTHCPAMSAPTSSCSSASPPCVVDDVEVELLDLPEIDIVPELWSIMDDDGGAGAFVEAAQAPWTNAAPYNGDGTEAGAGTTDDCKEWWLEDLERELGLWGPVEDYQYQALSGLVGRPSASVDDSVSCYFEAGPGT, from the exons ATGGGGAAAGGCCGGGCACCCTGCTGCGCCAAGGTGGGGCTGAACAAGGGCTCCTGGACGCCTGAGGAGGACATGCGCCTCATCGCCTACATTCACAAGTACGGCCACGCTAACTGGCGAGCCCTGCCCAAGCAAGCAG GCTTGCTCCGGTGCGGGAAGAGCTGCCGGCTCCGGTGGATCAACTACCTCAGCCCGGACCTCAAGCGCGGTAACTTcaccgccgaggaggaggagactCTCATCAAGCTGCACAACACGCTCGGCAACAA GTGGTCAAAGATCGCGGCGTGCCTGCCGGGGAGGACGGACAACGAGATCAAGAACGTCTGGAACACGCACCTCAAGAAGCGGGTGGCGGCCAGCGCCGGCGAGCAGAAGAAGACGGGCGGGGGCAAGAGCAAGAAGAAGGCCACTCGCGTCAACTCGCCGGTGCCGTCAGCGTCGCCTTCCTCGTCAACGACCACGGTGACAACAAACAGCTCGACCGAGCAGAGCAACACGAGCAAGGAAGAAACAGAGCTCGATAAGATCGAGATCCCCACGCTGGACTTCGGCTTCGACTTCGACATGCTGCTGGACACCGTGCCTGATACGCACTGCCCGGCCATGTCGGCGCCGACCTCGTCCTGCTCGTCCGCGTCCCCGCCGTGCGTGGTGGACGACGTCGAGGTCGAGCTGCTCGATCTGCCGGAGATCGACATCGTGCCGGAGCTCTGGAGCATCATGGACGACGACGGTGGCGCCGGCGCATTTGTGGAAGCAGCTCAGGCCCCGTGGACCAATGCGGCGCCGTACAACGGCGACGGAACAGAGGCGGGCGCCGGCACGACCGACGACTGCAAGGAGTGGTGGTTGGAGGACCTGGAGCGGGAGCTGGGCCTGTGGGGGCCCGTCGAGGACTACCAGTACCAAGCCCTTTCGGGTCTCGTGGGCCGGCCCTCTGCCAGCGTGGACGACTCAGTGTCGTGTTACTTCGAAGCTGGCCCTGGAACCTGA